TCGACGCAAGGTAAGGAAGGCGCATCCGGGAGGTCGTTGGTCCCTCCCGGATGCTTCCTAACGTTGTGAACTACCGACGATCTGGCTCACGACAGTCCGGCGGGATTAAGCCTCCTCGTGAGGTGCAACAAGTACGTTTGACGGCCTAGTGCTCCAGCTTTTGGGCAGGCAACTGCAGGAACGGATAGAGACCGAACCGCGCGAGCGGGTTGCAGGGCTTGTCCCGAGCATGGCGCGGCTGCGAGGAGTGGTCTGACGTGAAGGCAGCGGTTTATTACGGGGTCCGCGACATTCGTGTGGAGGAACAGCCCGTTCCGGCCATCGAGGGCGACGACATTCTCCTGGAAGTGGAGGCGTGTGCTATCTGCGGAACCGACGTTCGGACGTTCCTGAACGGGAGTTCCACGGTGACTCCTCCTCGTGTCCTGGGGCACGAAGTGTGCGGCATAGTCCGTGAGATCTCTGCAGGTATGAACGATGGTCCTAGAGTTGGCGACAGAGTTATCGTCGCGCCTGCGGTTGGCTGTGGGTACTGCAGAGATTGTCAGTCAGGAGCCCCGAACATGTGCGAAAGACTGCGCACGCTAGGGTTGGACTGCGATGGCGGGTTTGCCGAGTACATGGTGGTACCGGCTCGAGCCCGCTTCAATCTCATTAAGGTTCCGGAGGGGCTGGCACCTGAACATGCGACGCTGGCGGAACCGCTTGCATGCTGTATAAATGGACAGGACCAGGTTGGTATCAGGTTGGGCGACTCGGTTGTGGTGATAGGAGCGGGGCCAATTGGGTGCATGCATACGCTGCTAGCGAGGCTTCGAGGAGCCCTTAAGGTCGTAGTCATAGACAAGGTGCGTGACCGGCTTGGGGTCGCCAAGGAACTGGGGGCCACAGAGGTACTTTGCTCAGAAAGCGATGAGCCCGTGAGTTCGGTGCTTGAGATCACGGGCGGGGCCGGGGCGGATGTGGTCATAGTGGCTTGCCCGTCTTCTGAGGCCCAGGGCCAGGCGTTACAGATGTGTGCCCGCCGCGGCCGGGTTCTTCTCTTCGGGGGCCTTCCCCCGGGGAAAACGGCCTCTCTTGA
This is a stretch of genomic DNA from Bacillota bacterium. It encodes these proteins:
- a CDS encoding alcohol dehydrogenase catalytic domain-containing protein, whose protein sequence is MKAAVYYGVRDIRVEEQPVPAIEGDDILLEVEACAICGTDVRTFLNGSSTVTPPRVLGHEVCGIVREISAGMNDGPRVGDRVIVAPAVGCGYCRDCQSGAPNMCERLRTLGLDCDGGFAEYMVVPARARFNLIKVPEGLAPEHATLAEPLACCINGQDQVGIRLGDSVVVIGAGPIGCMHTLLARLRGALKVVVIDKVRDRLGVAKELGATEVLCSESDEPVSSVLEITGGAGADVVIVACPSSEAQGQALQMCARRGRVLLFGGLPPGKTASLDTNLIHYKQIHVTGSHASTVLQNRLSVQLLASRVIPSEKLLTRVEPLDRIREAFDAAVSATEMKIAVKLH